A section of the Chitinophagales bacterium genome encodes:
- a CDS encoding TonB-dependent receptor, with protein sequence MPLKFIYCKSLFIAWLLLYSTGVWAQNTEQKFTLSGYLKDSANGESLLGATILITELNKGAASNEYGFYSVTLPAGKYTIKAAYIGYKTQLKEIDLNKDVRLNIAFHSNVIETKEVVISAERKANVESSQMGKQEIKIEQAKAIPALLGEVDVLKTLQLLPGIASAGEGNSGFYVRGGGPDQNLVLLDEAVVYNTGHLFGFFSVFNGDAIKNTTVIKGGMPAKYGGRLSSVVDIGMKEGNMKKFEVEGGLGLIASRLTVQGPLWKDKMSFIVSGRRTYIDALLSPVLKNLDNGRWAGNGYYFYDLNAKFNYRISDKDRIYVSAYLGRDVFNFTAPGGGFGFNFPWGNRTATVRWNHLYSDKLFGNATFCYNDFEFTANTQFQGVKFGVNSSVREYTGKLDFDYSPIIGHFMQFGAQYNYHIFTPYQASGSSGTTTFKNTNKAPKYAHETAVYFLDDFDAFRWLKINIGLRASMFNVVGPFEKTVFDDAGRAIDTLRYAKNQHIKTYWGLEPRLSARFKLGRNNSIKLGITWNQQYIHLVSQSTTTLPIDLWVPSSLKVKPQIGIQYALGYFHNFKDDMFETSVEVYYKDMRNQIEYGESAVGSLTADVEDLFTFGRGYSTGAEFFVKKALGKFTGWIGYTLAWTWRKFPEINNGETFLARYDRRHDLSVVLMYEISKHWKVSGTFVFSSGQRTTMPTSFYLHEGNPHFVYGKRNWYQLPAYHRLDLGFTYIIPHKRNYYSDITVSVYNVYNRLNPYFIYLDSKGDLNAEKGEDGKVNKSNFRFTAKQVSLFPVLPSITWNFKFGFNLKKKPKDS encoded by the coding sequence ATGCCATTAAAATTCATCTATTGTAAATCACTTTTCATTGCTTGGTTATTGCTGTATTCTACGGGAGTATGGGCACAAAATACAGAGCAGAAATTCACCCTTTCCGGTTATTTAAAAGATTCGGCCAATGGCGAATCATTATTGGGAGCAACCATACTTATTACAGAGTTAAATAAAGGAGCTGCCAGCAATGAATATGGTTTTTACAGTGTTACACTACCTGCGGGAAAGTACACTATAAAAGCTGCTTATATTGGCTATAAAACACAATTAAAAGAAATTGATTTAAATAAAGATGTTCGCCTCAATATAGCCTTTCACTCCAATGTAATTGAAACCAAGGAGGTGGTAATCTCTGCCGAGCGAAAAGCCAATGTAGAAAGCAGCCAAATGGGAAAGCAGGAAATAAAAATTGAACAGGCAAAAGCAATTCCGGCATTGCTGGGTGAGGTAGATGTGCTAAAAACATTACAGTTGCTGCCCGGTATTGCCAGCGCGGGAGAAGGCAATAGTGGTTTTTATGTACGTGGTGGTGGTCCCGATCAAAACCTGGTTTTACTAGATGAAGCAGTGGTGTATAATACAGGGCACTTATTTGGTTTCTTCTCAGTGTTTAATGGCGATGCCATAAAGAATACTACTGTAATTAAAGGGGGTATGCCTGCAAAGTACGGTGGCAGGCTTTCTTCGGTGGTAGATATTGGTATGAAAGAAGGCAACATGAAAAAGTTTGAAGTAGAGGGCGGTTTAGGACTTATTGCTTCGCGCTTAACGGTGCAAGGGCCGTTGTGGAAAGATAAAATGTCGTTTATTGTTTCAGGAAGAAGAACTTACATAGATGCACTTTTAAGCCCTGTGCTAAAAAATTTAGATAACGGAAGATGGGCAGGAAACGGCTATTATTTCTACGATTTAAACGCCAAATTTAATTACCGAATTAGCGATAAAGACCGCATATATGTTAGTGCGTATTTAGGGCGCGATGTATTTAACTTTACTGCACCCGGAGGCGGTTTCGGATTTAATTTTCCGTGGGGAAACCGAACGGCAACGGTTCGCTGGAATCACCTTTACAGCGACAAACTTTTTGGCAATGCCACCTTTTGCTACAACGATTTTGAGTTTACTGCCAATACGCAATTTCAAGGCGTGAAGTTTGGTGTAAACAGCAGCGTGCGTGAGTACACCGGCAAATTAGACTTTGATTATTCGCCTATAATTGGACATTTTATGCAGTTTGGTGCGCAGTATAACTATCATATTTTTACGCCATACCAAGCAAGTGGAAGCTCCGGCACTACTACTTTTAAGAACACCAATAAGGCTCCCAAATACGCACACGAAACCGCTGTTTATTTCTTAGATGATTTTGATGCTTTCCGTTGGTTGAAAATAAACATTGGCTTACGTGCATCTATGTTTAATGTAGTTGGACCTTTTGAAAAAACAGTTTTTGATGATGCCGGAAGAGCCATAGATACGCTGCGCTATGCCAAAAACCAACATATAAAAACCTACTGGGGTTTAGAGCCGCGTTTAAGCGCCCGTTTTAAACTGGGGCGAAACAATAGTATAAAATTAGGCATTACATGGAACCAGCAATACATACATTTGGTATCGCAATCTACTACTACTTTACCTATTGATTTGTGGGTGCCCAGCAGTTTAAAAGTAAAGCCGCAAATTGGTATTCAATACGCATTAGGCTACTTCCACAACTTTAAAGACGATATGTTTGAAACATCGGTGGAAGTGTATTACAAAGATATGCGCAACCAAATTGAGTATGGAGAAAGTGCCGTAGGCAGCTTAACTGCCGATGTAGAGGATCTCTTTACCTTTGGTAGAGGATACAGTACCGGAGCAGAGTTTTTTGTAAAGAAGGCATTGGGAAAATTTACAGGTTGGATTGGTTACACGCTAGCATGGACATGGCGTAAGTTTCCTGAAATAAATAATGGAGAAACCTTTTTGGCACGCTACGACCGCAGGCACGATTTAAGCGTAGTGCTTATGTATGAAATTAGCAAGCATTGGAAAGTAAGCGGCACGTTTGTGTTTTCATCGGGGCAAAGAACTACCATGCCAACTTCATTTTATTTACACGAAGGCAATCCGCATTTTGTGTATGGAAAAAGAAACTGGTACCAGCTGCCGGCTTACCACCGTTTAGACCTTGGTTTTACCTATATTATTCCTCACAAGCGCAATTACTATTCCGATATTACAGTAAGTGTGTATAATGTTTACAACCGCTTAAATCCGTATTTTATTTACCTCGACTCTAAAGGCGACTTAAATGCAGAAAAGGGTGAAGACGGCAAGGTAAATAAGTCGAATTTTAGGTTTACGGCAAAGCAAGTATCTCTATTCCCCGTATTGCCTTCCATTACATGGAATTTTAAGTTTGGTTTTAATTTGAAAAAGAAACCTAAAGACAGCTAA
- a CDS encoding beta-glucosidase: MIAAGATLPKHVISQFLLAENELKRSDFGKDFVWGTATAAYQIEGAWNQDGKGESIWDNFTHRKGGKKIKTRENGDVACDFYHRYAEDIELMRSMNIPAFRFSIAWSRVLPEGTKTVNRKGIDFYKRVVEKCHKEGIEPWATCYHWDLPQALQNKGGWTNRDVLGWFEEYVSLCAKELGDGVKKWMVFNEPMAFTGGGYLLGLHAPGIFGFKTFYKAVHYVTLSHAVGGKVLKNLVPNGDIGTTFSCSPIDAKTAHPLDMKAAVRADALLNRLFVEPILGMGYPTKDLPALHHLEKYMKPEDEKNMQFDFDFIGVQNYTRTVAQYLGVVPIINGINVPAKKLGDVTEMNWEVYPEGIYRILKQFAAYKQIKRLYVTENGAAFPDTLENNEVKDVKRVQFLKDYLKNVLKAKNEGVNVQGYFVWSFMDNFEWAEGFKPRFGLVYNDFKTQKRTVKDSGKWFSRFLAE, encoded by the coding sequence TTGTGTGGGGAACTGCAACTGCTGCCTATCAGATAGAAGGCGCGTGGAACCAAGATGGCAAAGGTGAATCTATATGGGATAATTTTACGCACCGCAAAGGCGGTAAGAAGATTAAAACACGCGAAAATGGCGATGTTGCATGCGATTTTTACCATCGCTATGCCGAAGATATAGAACTGATGCGCAGCATGAATATTCCGGCTTTCAGATTTTCGATTGCATGGAGTAGAGTATTGCCAGAAGGCACCAAAACAGTAAACAGAAAAGGTATAGATTTCTATAAAAGAGTAGTAGAAAAATGCCACAAAGAAGGAATAGAACCTTGGGCAACTTGCTACCATTGGGATTTGCCGCAAGCCCTGCAAAATAAAGGAGGTTGGACAAATAGAGATGTTTTAGGTTGGTTTGAAGAGTATGTTTCTTTATGTGCAAAAGAATTGGGCGATGGCGTAAAAAAATGGATGGTGTTTAATGAACCGATGGCATTTACGGGAGGCGGTTATCTGTTGGGTTTGCACGCTCCGGGAATCTTTGGTTTTAAGACCTTTTACAAAGCCGTACACTATGTAACATTAAGCCATGCCGTAGGTGGCAAGGTGCTTAAAAATTTAGTGCCCAATGGCGATATCGGTACCACTTTTTCGTGCAGCCCGATAGATGCCAAAACAGCGCATCCATTAGATATGAAGGCAGCCGTTCGTGCCGATGCCTTGCTGAATAGATTGTTTGTTGAGCCGATTTTAGGTATGGGTTATCCAACTAAAGATTTGCCTGCATTACACCATTTAGAAAAGTATATGAAGCCGGAAGACGAAAAGAACATGCAATTCGATTTCGATTTTATTGGTGTACAAAATTATACCCGAACGGTGGCTCAGTATTTGGGTGTGGTGCCCATTATTAACGGTATAAATGTGCCTGCAAAAAAATTGGGCGATGTTACAGAGATGAACTGGGAAGTATATCCCGAAGGTATTTACCGCATTTTAAAACAGTTTGCAGCGTATAAGCAAATAAAGCGATTGTATGTAACCGAAAACGGAGCTGCATTTCCTGATACTTTAGAGAACAACGAGGTGAAAGATGTAAAACGCGTTCAGTTCTTAAAAGATTATTTAAAGAATGTATTGAAAGCAAAGAATGAAGGCGTAAATGTGCAGGGTTATTTTGTGTGGAGTTTTATGGATAATTTTGAATGGGCAGAGGGCTTTAAACCGCGTTTTGGATTAGTGTACAACGATTTTAAAACCCAAAAGAGAACAGTAAAAGACAGCGGGAAATGGTTTAGCCGTTTCTTGGCAGAGTAA